Proteins encoded in a region of the Cydia pomonella isolate Wapato2018A chromosome 3, ilCydPomo1, whole genome shotgun sequence genome:
- the LOC133516183 gene encoding ubiquitin carboxyl-terminal hydrolase isozyme L5 isoform X2: MESAGDWCLIESDPGVFTQLIKKFGAKGVQVEELWTMEEGIFENLRPVHGLIFLFKFLQHEEPAGPVVTDNRLDKIYFAKQVINNACATQAVVSLLLNCTHPDVDIGPELTKLKEFSMSFDPRMRGLTLSNSQTIRMAHNSMSPYMHFEFDQKMASKDDDVYHFIGYMPIDGRLYELDGLREGPIDHGPIAPEQDWLDVVRPIIMKRINIYTEGEIHFNLMALVSDRKMIYERQLEELLNESQMMGMHSEEVENEIPRLRMLIEYEDVKMAKYQQEMARRKHNYIPFIVQLLKILAEEKKLTPLLEKAKERAAKKGPKKIKT, translated from the exons ATGGAATCTGCAGGAGACTGGTGTTTAATTGAAAGTGATCCAGGAGTTTTTACACAACTTATAAAGAAATTTG GAGCTAAAGGTGTACAAGTAGAAGAATTATGGACCATGGAAGAAGGAATTTTTGAAAATCTTAG acCTGTTCATGGACTCATATTTCTCTTCAAATTCTTACAACATGAGGAACCTGCTGGTCCTGTTGTGACAGACAACCGTCTTGATAAAATCTACTTTGCTAAACAG gtTATCAATAATGCCTGTGCTACCCAAGCTGTAGTCAGTTTACTTCTAAACTGCACTCACCCAGATGTGGACATAGGCCCAGAGTTGACCAAGCTAAAGGAGTTCAGCATGTCATTCGACCCCCGTATGAGAGGCCTGACTTTGAGCAATTCGCAGACCATACGCATGGCACATAACTCTATGTCACCATATATGCACTTTGAGTTCGATCAGAAAATGGCTTCTAAG GATGACGACGTATATCACTTCATCGGCTACATGCCTATCGACGGGCGGCTGTACGAGTTGGATGGCCTGCGCGAGGGCCCCATCGACCACGGGCCCATCGCGCCGGAGCAAGACTGGCTCGACGTCGTCAGGCCCATCATCATGAAGCGCATCAACAT CTACACAGAAGGCGAGATCCACTTCAATCTAATGGCTCTAGTATCAGACAGAAAGATGATTTACGAACGTCAGCTGGAGGAACTCCTTAACGAGTCACAGATGATGGGCATGCACTCGGAAGAAGTAGAGAACGAAATACCCCGGCTCAGGATGCTCATAGAATACGAGGACGTCAAGATGGCCAAGTACCAGCAGGAGATGGCGCGGAGGAAACACAACTACATACCGTTTATAGTGCAGTTGCTCAAGATCTTGGCGGAGGAGAAAAAATTGACTCCGCTATTGGAGAAGGCGAAGGAGCGCGCGGCGAAAAAGGGACCGAAAAAGATTAAGACGTAG
- the LOC133516183 gene encoding ubiquitin carboxyl-terminal hydrolase isozyme L5 isoform X1: protein MSNKIFDVRCSCSVENRRDLQKKFAIMESAGDWCLIESDPGVFTQLIKKFGAKGVQVEELWTMEEGIFENLRPVHGLIFLFKFLQHEEPAGPVVTDNRLDKIYFAKQVINNACATQAVVSLLLNCTHPDVDIGPELTKLKEFSMSFDPRMRGLTLSNSQTIRMAHNSMSPYMHFEFDQKMASKDDDVYHFIGYMPIDGRLYELDGLREGPIDHGPIAPEQDWLDVVRPIIMKRINIYTEGEIHFNLMALVSDRKMIYERQLEELLNESQMMGMHSEEVENEIPRLRMLIEYEDVKMAKYQQEMARRKHNYIPFIVQLLKILAEEKKLTPLLEKAKERAAKKGPKKIKT from the exons atgtcaaacaaaatatttgacgtacGTTGTAGTTGTAGCGTTGAGAATAGACGTGACTTGCAAAAG aagtTTGCAATAATGGAATCTGCAGGAGACTGGTGTTTAATTGAAAGTGATCCAGGAGTTTTTACACAACTTATAAAGAAATTTG GAGCTAAAGGTGTACAAGTAGAAGAATTATGGACCATGGAAGAAGGAATTTTTGAAAATCTTAG acCTGTTCATGGACTCATATTTCTCTTCAAATTCTTACAACATGAGGAACCTGCTGGTCCTGTTGTGACAGACAACCGTCTTGATAAAATCTACTTTGCTAAACAG gtTATCAATAATGCCTGTGCTACCCAAGCTGTAGTCAGTTTACTTCTAAACTGCACTCACCCAGATGTGGACATAGGCCCAGAGTTGACCAAGCTAAAGGAGTTCAGCATGTCATTCGACCCCCGTATGAGAGGCCTGACTTTGAGCAATTCGCAGACCATACGCATGGCACATAACTCTATGTCACCATATATGCACTTTGAGTTCGATCAGAAAATGGCTTCTAAG GATGACGACGTATATCACTTCATCGGCTACATGCCTATCGACGGGCGGCTGTACGAGTTGGATGGCCTGCGCGAGGGCCCCATCGACCACGGGCCCATCGCGCCGGAGCAAGACTGGCTCGACGTCGTCAGGCCCATCATCATGAAGCGCATCAACAT CTACACAGAAGGCGAGATCCACTTCAATCTAATGGCTCTAGTATCAGACAGAAAGATGATTTACGAACGTCAGCTGGAGGAACTCCTTAACGAGTCACAGATGATGGGCATGCACTCGGAAGAAGTAGAGAACGAAATACCCCGGCTCAGGATGCTCATAGAATACGAGGACGTCAAGATGGCCAAGTACCAGCAGGAGATGGCGCGGAGGAAACACAACTACATACCGTTTATAGTGCAGTTGCTCAAGATCTTGGCGGAGGAGAAAAAATTGACTCCGCTATTGGAGAAGGCGAAGGAGCGCGCGGCGAAAAAGGGACCGAAAAAGATTAAGACGTAG